The genomic interval CCGGCCAGAAGGCACTATACAGGCACGGTGCCGAACTCTTTTGCAACTGTTTTCTACAGGTGTTCATGTAGGTCCAACCAGAAGATTGCCAAAGTATTCTCATAGTaagttttttcttctctagTCTCCCCGCGCGAAATGCGCACACTTCTCGTATCCCGCGTGCACCGGGGAGGTAACGCCACCCGCAGGTATCCGCCCCCGATACTCCTACCGCTTCATTTTTGTCCACCGTTGCAATCCCAAGCCGCGTACGTGGCTGCGAGGTAGTCGGACCTCGGGTCAAAAAACCCGCGCAACGAAAAGTTGAGGCCGGACAGGCAAGGCATCTGATGCGCCCTATCGTCACAGTACACCCGCATGAGGAAGGCACTGTCTATTAGCGACTCACGGGCCGGAGCTGCGCTCCCCTTCCTCCACGTGCGGTCAAGTTTCAACATTCAGTTCAGCGCTGTCTGGTTCCTCGACTCCCTGAGCGGCTCGCGCAGTGATGACGTTGCCAGTCGCTAACGACGAGTCTTGGGTTTATCCACAGAATACTGACACAGAAAAGGCGATGCCCTCTGGCCAAAAAAGTTGATACCCTTCATTATGAAGTGCCTTGGGAGAAGCAAGTGCGGCTGGCGTGTGCCGGGAATCTCAAGCGTATGTGcttttcgctttcttcttccttcccATTCCAACTATGTTTGGTACTTGTGGATCTAAGACGCTTTTGGTTACACGTGGCAGTTCGACCATCTCTGACCGGTAAGGTGAGCATGTGGCGGAGCATCATTGCGCAGCGCTTcaaacgaagagaaagaaggcagCTGATGGAGTGTTAGCCCTTCCGCTTTTTCCCGAGCACAGACACACTGCACATGCGGAGAGAGTGCGGCCGATGAAAAGGTAGAGCTCTCCTGGATGCGACCTCAACCCTGCACCTACCTGCCCCCGCGGGTATCCTTCTCACCGCTACGAGGtatgcgcggcgccgacccgTTATTCTACTGATTTCGGTAGCGTTATGTATCGTCGTGATGTACGTCTTCCATGTTCCCTCCCCCGGCAGACTCTCTCTGAAACGCAACTCGGTTTATTGCCATTAGAGCCGGTGGCGCGGGGTAGGAGCACAGCGAAATGATGGTCTTCCGCTGCTGTCACCGGCAAACAATATTACCATTAGTAACCTTAGTGAGTTTTTCAAAGTTGAAGACGACGGTATCACAGGCATTCGGTCCGACGGATCAAAGCCTTCTTTCGTGGGTGGCGTAATAGGACGCGGCCCGCAGCAGAGCCACCGGAATAATTCAATAATCAAATCCTGGAACAAAATACCCGCAGATTATCTTATTCTGAGTGGGCATCCGCCGGGCGAAGAATTTGCTGTTCAATTTTGAGGTACAGCTTATAAATGAGGTACCCCGCCAATGAATAGGGACCAGCAATTACGAAGACGCTGTGCGGGTAGCCGTGGTCGCGTAGCGATACCATGCTGGCTACGCCCGCTTGGTACTTTTACAGGCATCCCCCGAAAGCCTGATGATTCCATTCTTCGTGATAACCAGACCGGTGGTAGTTTATTATCCGAGTCTTGGCCGGCGGCCGGGTAATTTGTGAGCCTGGGTTCGGTCATTACTTCAAGAGGTCATCGTTCTGGACATTCAGGGATACTTTCTACTCATCACTCTCGAAAACGCCGAGACTTTGTTAGTTTTCATCTCCTCTCTCATTGACCTAGCTCTcttatctgaaattcgacATCTTCGGATTCGAAAACGCCCCCCTCGCATATTACGCGTGATGATGGCTTCACAACAGATCATCGTTTGCCACAAGAGACCCTCTTTACCACGCAGAGGCAGTCCACCAGCAATATAGGGCCGCAGGGTGACACATTGCGAACGAGTGTGCGGACGTGACACACCTGGTCGAGGCTGATAACGCGTTGTAACCACCGGCGGGTTGAAGTATGAAGGCACGCGGCGTCAGCGTCAACGCAGTTCGAATCCCCGAGTATAGGCCCTTCCGATCTGAACGTTCCAAAGATGCCGCGGCGGAATTCGTTGCGTTGACGCATATGGGACGCAGATCTAAAGCCAGTTCTCAAGAGAGAACCGAAGCCTCGCGTGCGGTAAAGTGGATCACAGGAAACGAATGCACAACGGATTGTTCAGCATGGCCTCACTTCCGATACCAGGACCTGTCCTCAGGCCGCCAGATACCAAAAGTAGTCCGGAAGGAGAGAGCACAGAAACCGACAAAAGAGGTACCGCTGATCAATGGCTTTTAGAGTGGTTTCCTGGCTTCGACATCCCGATTGGCCTTGAGGGCAGAGCTTTTCTAAGACGTCTACTAAATCATCGCCGTGCAGAAGATCCTGCTGCATGCGTAAGTCATTTGCGGGCGTTGGCTAATGGTGGTGAGCAACTGAACTGACGAGCAGATCGTTCATGTACTAGTAGTACACGCGATGAAGTACCACATTTCGAGGTCTGTGACTGTAGGAGCTGCAGTGTTGACCCAAGGGAGACCGCGTTTGACATAGCATCAACCCTGTTCCTTTGCCAACCCGGAGGTTTATTCCGGGAGTGGCACCTGGAAGTTAAGATTTCCACATGACTTCCCAGTAGCAACCTTTTAGCACTGCTCTCAAATAACGGCACAGCCAACGTAGCCATAAACTATCAGTCATGCTCTCCTCGCCAACGTAAATGCAGACCTTTACGCACCAGCGCTTGATgaaggcggctgctgctgaaaGACAAGGTAAAACACAATCATGAAAAACCAGATCGGGCGCTAGTGGCTTGGGGATATATACAGTCTCACGTGGTACTACGTTTTGTATGAACAGGAGGCGCTTTTAGCATCTCATGGGATCAAGCTGGGTCGAGGAGTGCCTGGTCATACAAGCAATTGGGGAAGTATGAAGGTCAAAGAGCTGTTGCATGCGGCATACTTGCTCGGCTGTTGGTCGGCTGTGGAGCGTCTATGTATCAACTTTTGCCAGGCGAATGGACTAAAGACAGAGTGGATTCGGGAACTGAAGGCGAAGGGGGGTAGGCAGAGTGTTACCCTGGCTAATCTTCAGAACTACAGAAAGCGTTTCCGCGACAGTGAaaagaggcgagggcagcaaCCGCCTGAACTCCCCCCATCCTGGTTGTGCTCACCGCTTGAAGAGAAAGACCGTGGAGCTGTAGCTCATTTCGGCATTCCAGGCACACATCTAAGGGTCCAAAACGCCCGTAAAAAAGAGAAACCGCCTTCGTGCCGATCAGACGCATCGACAGCAGTGAACGTACCAGGAGTTCGAAGCCAAGCAACTGTGCATACACAGGCTAAAGCTGTATCACCAGCTTTTCATTCGACGGGCCTCTCCGTGGGGGGGCAACGTGCTGAGCCTGTCGGAGCGCTGGCTGACGCATGCGATCAGTATGTGGACCCACAACATGCATTCCTTATTCGTGGATACCAGCGGTCGCCTACTCCACGTGGGCGTCCTCTGGTAGACACGGACGGGTCAACAAGCGCTTCTCACATGCCTCCACCTGTTGAATACGATTGTTTAGGAGGGGTGCGCAGACAACGCACAAAGAAACGGGGCAGCCGAGCGAGAATATCCGCTCCCACGCGAGGGAAGAGAAAACGTGGAGAGACGAATGCGCTTCTTCGTCAAATGCATATGCCTGATATTCCGCTCTCAAACGCTGACAACCCACCACTCCTTGCTGAGGATCCGCAAGCGCCTGCACACGCCCATCAACAGCTCTGTTACTTTGTCCccccttctgcgcctgccgagCAGATAATGCCCGTTCAAGTTACTGGTGACATGTGTAGGCTCTCATCGTCATTTGACGCCCTTCCGCGGAGTCTTGATCAAACAGCAGACACGTTGTCTTCGGGAACGCTTCACTGGCCTGCTCACAACACTTGCGCCCCCACCTCGCCATTTCCTTTCCATCCTTACGGGGCAAGCGGAAGACTTCCTGTATCTTCAGACAAGGCTATCCGTGATCCCTATCCTCCGCCATGTCTCTCAGTAAAACCTCCGAACTCGGCAGATGCCTTTATCACTCTAGGTGAAAACCGCTCGCTCGAGCCCGGAAACACCGTTCTGCCTTcacaggctgcgcgcgcggctccggcAGTTCCGACACCTTTGACCGTCGTCCCTCCGCAAGGGAAACGGGCTCATGCGGAACCCAGTTCATGCCAGAGCTCCCCCCGCGAGCGATCGTGTTCAACAGACAGCTGGCGGACAGAATCGTTGTACAGTCACAGTTCGAAAAGCAGCAGTGACAGCACGAGTACCACAAGTACCAGCTCCGAGGAAGGAGAGTTGAGCTCGCCCTGCTCGACTGAAAGCTGGAAAACACTATACAGAAAACGACGAATGGCTCGTCAGGTCAACTTTGCGgggaagaagccgcggcatTCGAAAATACCGGTTGATGAACCCGCGTCTACTAGAACGGAGGTGTCCCTGGGTCCCGCGTTGTCTCCAATGAGCAGTACCATCGCCGCAGGACGGTGGCAGAGACCTACCAGCTGCTCGGCGGTCTTCAATCAGGCAGACCCTAAGGCGGCAGCTGTGGTATCGTGCCCATTTACTGCCCAGGCAGACTGCCCGAATGATACCGGCGCCCCGAGAGATCCGGGGTGGACACATAACGCTCTTCCTGCTCTTGCAGGCGATTCGCAGCTGGCATACGATGACAAACGCCAAAGCTGTTTCTACTCATTGCCGACGCTTACCCCTGTAAGAATGCCGCCATCGCTTGAGCGTCAGTCGCCAGGCGGAGATGTAATCGGCGCGCCGTTTCCACCTAGGAACTCGCAGTGCCCATCCAGTGATCCTTCAGTACCCACAGTGGTGTCTGGTGAAGGAGCACAGACGTCGTCATCTCCGGTGGAAGCGCGGTCGACAGTCGCTGACAATGGAACTTGCGAAGCAAAGAGGAGACTCCGCGCCGTATCCGGTGAGAGACAAACTTCCAGCGTGTTCGCTGATGCGTCACACGGCGATACACAAGTGAGTCAACCGGATCCCCTGCACGTCCAACGTTGTCTCCCGTCCTACTCCGCAGTGCACCCGCCAGCCAAGGGCCCGCCGTCCACCAGTCGAGAAAATGACCGTGTGGGACAATCaggcttctccgcggctctccgcccgcctccgctgctgaATACACGGCCCCACAGCGCAGAAGGCAGGAATATTCAGCAGCCTGAGTTGTGTACGACGGAACGACCTGTTCCTTCAAAAATGGATAtgggcagcgaggaggaaagcgccCGCA from Besnoitia besnoiti strain Bb-Ger1 chromosome XI, whole genome shotgun sequence carries:
- a CDS encoding hypothetical protein (encoded by transcript BESB_021000); this encodes MKVKELLHAAYLLGCWSAVERLCINFCQANGLKTEWIRELKAKGGRQSVTLANLQNYRKRFRDSEKRRGQQPPELPPSWLCSPLEEKDRGAVAHFGIPGTHLRVQNARKKEKPPSCRSDASTAVNVPGVRSQATVHTQAKAVSPAFHSTGLSVGGQRAEPVGALADACDQYVDPQHAFLIRGYQRSPTPRGRPLVDTDGSTSASHMPPPVEYDCLGGVRRQRTKKRGSRARISAPTRGKRKRGETNALLRQMHMPDIPLSNADNPPLLAEDPQAPAHAHQQLCYFVPPSAPAEQIMPVQVTGDMCRLSSSFDALPRSLDQTADTLSSGTLHWPAHNTCAPTSPFPFHPYGASGRLPVSSDKAIRDPYPPPCLSVKPPNSADAFITLGENRSLEPGNTVLPSQAARAAPAVPTPLTVVPPQGKRAHAEPSSCQSSPRERSCSTDSWRTESLYSHSSKSSSDSTSTTSTSSEEGELSSPCSTESWKTLYRKRRMARQVNFAGKKPRHSKIPVDEPASTRTEVSLGPALSPMSSTIAAGRWQRPTSCSAVFNQADPKAAAVVSCPFTAQADCPNDTGAPRDPGWTHNALPALAGDSQLAYDDKRQSCFYSLPTLTPVRMPPSLERQSPGGDVIGAPFPPRNSQCPSSDPSVPTVVSGEGAQTSSSPVEARSTVADNGTCEAKRRLRAVSGERQTSSVFADASHGDTQVSQPDPLHVQRCLPSYSAVHPPAKGPPSTSRENDRVGQSGFSAALRPPPLLNTRPHSAEGRNIQQPELCTTERPVPSKMDMGSEEESARRLDYARPGFHIHSVTCDSALGQHFSEANPLFRRHSRHTFDCESTRPATEYSSLPQTGAAGPGRPRAEKYYGTDMPVVTSVAECKSGSCSGVQTKEMWKLALADSFQRANGSDGNYTSLTPEKTSYHLCLMPPPHPPLPDLAQMTEERSPTSSTPDATPVSVLRGQRAPANVLSDAGPNVAEKVVNCVGAATEAEYSGMTEGTTQVSIASTRCTPNTREARGRALAHTGCRESSSFSCEPKPLACGWKGVPSTNPSANVAANAGPALQGEQLGKGLLVREPIREFSGRHISGNGGLLETRYQFCCGDPDQPATVRLTVRSPFT